One window of Pseudacidobacterium ailaaui genomic DNA carries:
- a CDS encoding glycoside hydrolase family 57 protein, producing the protein MKTGRPQGYMTFTLHAHLPYVVHHGTWPHGLEWLLEAAAETYLPLLRVFRRLEADGLALKCNINITPVLLEQLAHPTFKKEFPEYLKRKILSACEDEVYFRQNGERHFAQTARYWLEFFEQDLKDFEDLGRDILKGFRHFNDSGQIEVMTCAATHGYFPLLGTDESITAQVKTAVETHEKYFGKKPRGIWAPECGYRPAGRWQAPVAPAGGALWPPFERIGVEEALAEGGIQYFFVDSHLIEGSVKFTPYELKGGGPVGVAAAAEFVENGSRGFYQPYFVDGPHAHQHPVAVFPRDPKTGVQVWSGEMGYPGDSHYLDFHKKRWPGGHRYWQVTHPKVDLGAKTPYYPERAAARTLDHASHFVGVVYDALKESFGNERTPILASPFDAELFGHWWYEGPLWLEQVARIMAKEEVPIALTSCGEYLDVEPPSGYLALQEGSWGKNGTNEVWLNPDTAWTWTHIYPAETRVRELATEGRWQDGGTGERIMKQLCRELLLLESSDWQFLITTEAARDYAEMRFQTHVNQFHAVEKAWNEFAATGGLRPETEKRLKEIEERDNIFPDVNPELWKKRS; encoded by the coding sequence ATGAAGACAGGCCGTCCACAGGGCTACATGACGTTCACTCTTCACGCGCACCTGCCTTACGTGGTTCATCACGGGACCTGGCCGCATGGTCTGGAGTGGCTGCTGGAGGCGGCTGCTGAGACTTACCTGCCTTTGTTGCGGGTTTTTCGCCGCCTGGAAGCCGATGGACTGGCGCTGAAATGCAATATCAACATCACTCCTGTCCTGCTGGAGCAACTGGCGCATCCCACTTTCAAAAAAGAGTTCCCAGAATATTTGAAGCGAAAAATTCTCTCCGCCTGTGAAGACGAAGTATATTTCAGGCAAAACGGCGAAAGGCACTTTGCTCAGACCGCGCGTTACTGGCTGGAGTTCTTTGAGCAGGACCTGAAGGACTTTGAGGACCTGGGCCGAGACATTCTTAAAGGCTTCCGTCATTTCAACGATTCCGGCCAGATTGAGGTGATGACCTGCGCAGCGACACACGGATATTTTCCTCTTCTGGGCACGGATGAAAGCATCACGGCTCAGGTGAAAACGGCCGTGGAAACGCATGAAAAATATTTCGGGAAAAAGCCGCGTGGTATCTGGGCGCCAGAGTGCGGGTATCGTCCGGCTGGCCGATGGCAGGCCCCTGTTGCTCCGGCAGGCGGGGCGCTCTGGCCCCCTTTTGAGCGGATTGGGGTAGAAGAGGCGCTGGCCGAGGGAGGGATCCAGTATTTCTTTGTAGATTCCCACCTGATTGAAGGATCGGTGAAATTTACCCCTTATGAGTTAAAAGGCGGTGGTCCTGTGGGAGTCGCAGCAGCAGCCGAGTTTGTGGAGAATGGCAGTCGGGGGTTTTATCAGCCCTATTTTGTAGATGGACCCCATGCCCACCAGCATCCGGTGGCCGTCTTTCCGCGCGATCCCAAGACCGGTGTTCAGGTCTGGAGCGGGGAAATGGGATATCCGGGAGACAGCCATTATCTGGACTTTCATAAGAAGCGCTGGCCCGGAGGGCATCGCTACTGGCAGGTGACCCACCCCAAAGTAGATCTGGGAGCCAAGACCCCCTACTATCCGGAGCGAGCGGCGGCGCGCACTCTGGACCATGCCAGCCACTTTGTGGGCGTGGTCTACGATGCGCTGAAAGAAAGCTTCGGGAATGAACGTACGCCAATTCTGGCTTCCCCCTTTGATGCAGAGCTGTTTGGGCATTGGTGGTATGAAGGACCATTGTGGCTGGAGCAGGTAGCACGGATCATGGCAAAAGAAGAGGTGCCGATTGCGCTGACATCCTGCGGTGAGTATCTGGACGTGGAGCCACCGTCGGGATATCTGGCGCTCCAGGAAGGGTCTTGGGGCAAGAACGGTACCAATGAGGTTTGGCTGAATCCCGATACCGCCTGGACCTGGACGCACATTTATCCCGCCGAGACCCGGGTACGCGAGCTGGCAACGGAGGGCCGCTGGCAAGATGGGGGTACCGGTGAGCGAATCATGAAACAGCTTTGCCGTGAACTGTTGCTGCTGGAGTCTTCAGACTGGCAGTTCTTGATTACCACCGAGGCCGCCCGCGATTATGCGGAAATGCGTTTTCAGACGCATGTCAATCAATTCCATGCCGTGGAAAAGGCATGGAATGAGTTTGCCGCAACTGGTGGATTGAGGCCGGAAACAGAAAAGCGTCTGAAAGAGATTGAGGAGCGTGACAACATCTTTCCCGACGTGAATCCTGAGCTCTGGAAGAAGCGTTCTTAG
- a CDS encoding sigma-54-dependent transcriptional regulator, producing the protein MSDGTLTATPPTASSQSESAHRILIIDDEVAIRESLETLLTLEGYRVDTAGDGEAGLERLGRATYDLVLLDLALPGKSGLEVLPLIREQHSELPVIMITAYGTVDNVVEAIRAGAQNFIQKPWDNEKLLADIRSAIARYRVEEENIQLKRALKQRYNFENIVGKSEPMLRIFDLVAQVAPSRSTVLIQGESGTGKELIAKALHANSPRKDKPFVAVNTGAMPSELLESTLFGHVKGAFTSAIAHKKGLFEIANGGTLFLDEIATMGLDTQAKILRVLQDRRFMQLGGVQEIQVDVRIIAATNVDLRQAVREGKFREDLYYRLNVITVDLPPLRSRREDIPLLATHFLKRFSEENGLPLRSLSPDAMRALIDYDWPGNVRELENVIERGVVLSSGQVINSDLLPGHITGRNYSASLLEHNPNASLFDIMEEVERRIIIDKLERCNWNQTDAAEQFRIPLSTLNQKIKRLNIEIRKRVKE; encoded by the coding sequence ATGTCTGATGGCACACTTACAGCAACGCCACCCACCGCATCATCGCAATCCGAGTCTGCACACCGCATTCTGATCATTGATGATGAGGTTGCCATCCGGGAATCGCTCGAAACACTACTGACCCTGGAAGGCTACCGCGTGGATACGGCTGGGGACGGCGAGGCGGGCCTGGAGCGGCTGGGCCGCGCCACCTATGATCTGGTCCTTCTGGACCTCGCGCTTCCTGGAAAGAGTGGACTTGAGGTGCTGCCTCTCATCCGAGAACAGCACAGCGAGCTCCCGGTAATCATGATTACCGCCTATGGAACTGTGGACAACGTTGTAGAGGCCATCCGCGCAGGTGCGCAGAATTTCATCCAGAAGCCTTGGGACAATGAAAAATTGCTGGCCGATATTCGCTCAGCGATTGCCCGTTATCGCGTTGAAGAAGAGAACATTCAGCTCAAGCGCGCCCTTAAGCAGCGCTATAACTTTGAAAATATTGTCGGCAAGAGCGAGCCGATGCTGCGCATCTTTGACCTGGTCGCACAGGTTGCGCCCAGCCGTTCTACCGTGCTGATTCAGGGCGAGAGTGGAACGGGGAAGGAGCTGATTGCCAAGGCGCTTCACGCCAACTCGCCGCGCAAGGACAAACCCTTTGTTGCCGTCAATACAGGAGCGATGCCGTCGGAGCTTCTGGAATCGACGCTTTTCGGGCATGTGAAGGGGGCATTTACTTCGGCCATTGCGCATAAAAAGGGACTCTTTGAAATCGCCAACGGCGGCACGCTGTTTCTGGATGAAATAGCGACCATGGGACTGGATACCCAGGCCAAGATCCTCCGTGTTCTGCAGGACCGCAGATTCATGCAGCTTGGAGGGGTGCAGGAGATCCAGGTAGATGTGCGCATCATTGCCGCTACCAATGTGGACCTGCGGCAGGCGGTGCGAGAAGGCAAGTTTCGCGAAGACCTATATTACCGACTGAATGTGATCACGGTTGATCTGCCGCCATTGCGCAGCCGGCGCGAGGACATCCCGCTGCTGGCCACGCATTTTCTCAAGCGCTTCTCAGAGGAAAACGGTCTTCCGCTGCGGTCACTTTCTCCCGATGCGATGCGCGCGCTGATTGACTATGACTGGCCAGGCAATGTTCGCGAACTTGAGAATGTGATTGAGCGCGGCGTCGTACTCTCTTCTGGCCAAGTCATCAACTCTGATCTCCTGCCCGGCCATATTACCGGACGCAATTACTCTGCAAGCCTGCTGGAACATAATCCTAACGCCTCGCTGTTTGACATCATGGAGGAAGTTGAAAGGCGCATCATTATTGATAAACTCGAACGCTGTAACTGGAACCAGACCGATGCCGCCGAGCAGTTCCGGATTCCGCTCTCTACCTTAAACCAGAAGATTAAGCGGCTGAATATTGAAATCAGAAAACGTGTGAAGGAATAG
- a CDS encoding 4Fe-4S dicluster domain-containing protein, with protein sequence MAYVIAEPCIGTKDTACVDACPVDCIHPKKDEAPHAEQPQLYIDPVECIDCGACVPVCPVSAIFAADDLPEKWQDYAQKNASYYGR encoded by the coding sequence ATGGCTTATGTAATCGCGGAACCCTGTATCGGCACAAAAGACACGGCCTGCGTGGATGCGTGCCCGGTCGACTGCATCCACCCTAAAAAAGACGAGGCCCCCCACGCCGAACAGCCTCAGCTCTATATTGATCCGGTTGAGTGCATTGATTGCGGCGCCTGCGTTCCCGTTTGTCCGGTCTCGGCCATCTTTGCCGCTGACGACCTGCCTGAAAAATGGCAGGACTATGCCCAAAAGAACGCATCCTATTACGGCCGCTGA
- a CDS encoding type 1 glutamine amidotransferase: MRLHFLQHIAFEGPAAILDWAVETGHAITGSHLYRGDPLPDLSEFDMLILMGGPMSVNDEHIYPWLREEKRLVGKALAAGRVIFGVCLGAQMIASAMGAPVYSAEQKEIGWFPVRRVTEEKAGALLPEIFTPLHWHGETFDLPAGAVRLAGTCVTPNQAFQLGRAIGMQFHIEATPESVFSLIENAAHEIEDGEPFQQPPQSIIAQTPQASAAVRPILWKVMDFLASGGI; this comes from the coding sequence ATGCGCCTTCACTTTCTTCAGCACATCGCATTCGAAGGTCCTGCTGCGATTCTCGATTGGGCCGTGGAAACCGGACATGCCATCACCGGATCGCATCTGTATCGTGGCGATCCGCTTCCGGACTTGTCTGAGTTTGACATGCTCATTCTCATGGGCGGCCCCATGAGCGTCAACGATGAGCACATTTATCCCTGGCTGCGTGAGGAAAAGCGTCTGGTAGGCAAAGCGCTTGCAGCAGGCCGGGTCATCTTTGGCGTCTGTCTTGGTGCGCAGATGATCGCCAGCGCCATGGGTGCACCGGTCTATTCTGCCGAGCAAAAGGAAATCGGATGGTTTCCCGTGCGTCGCGTGACTGAGGAAAAGGCCGGGGCCCTTTTGCCGGAAATCTTCACACCGCTCCACTGGCACGGAGAAACCTTCGACCTTCCAGCCGGGGCCGTGCGACTTGCTGGCACTTGCGTCACTCCCAATCAGGCATTCCAGCTTGGTCGCGCCATCGGGATGCAGTTTCACATCGAGGCCACGCCCGAGAGCGTGTTTTCCCTCATTGAAAATGCCGCCCATGAAATTGAAGACGGCGAGCCGTTTCAGCAGCCGCCGCAGTCCATCATCGCGCAAACTCCGCAGGCTTCGGCTGCGGTGCGTCCTATTTTATGGAAAGTCATGGATTTTCTCGCCTCAGGGGGAATATAG
- a CDS encoding MlaE family ABC transporter permease, with amino-acid sequence MPITTLDRAAKKMVSAVQQYALISGRALGNLFRRPLYTADIITQADIIGVGSIPIVILTGFFTGGVLALQTSASLSQFGAAGMTGQLVSFSMIKELGPVLTSLMVSGRNASGMASELGSMMVTEQIDAMRALGTDPLKKLVMPRIVATIVMLFFLTIISDVVGISGGGAVAVLMLGQDSSQYFHTAYQALHYADLIQGLVKPLFFGFIIATIGCYYGMSTRGGTQGVGRSTTQAVVAASVLIIATDFIISRFMIGIFGR; translated from the coding sequence ATGCCAATTACCACGCTGGATCGAGCTGCAAAGAAAATGGTCAGCGCTGTACAGCAGTATGCGCTGATTTCGGGCCGCGCACTCGGCAACCTATTCCGACGCCCTCTATACACGGCGGACATCATCACTCAGGCTGACATTATTGGGGTCGGCTCCATTCCCATTGTCATCCTTACCGGTTTTTTTACAGGTGGCGTGCTGGCATTACAAACCTCAGCCAGTCTGTCGCAGTTTGGCGCTGCGGGAATGACGGGCCAGCTTGTCAGCTTCTCCATGATTAAGGAATTGGGGCCCGTACTTACCAGTCTGATGGTTTCCGGACGGAATGCATCGGGAATGGCCAGCGAGCTTGGCTCCATGATGGTGACTGAGCAGATTGACGCGATGCGGGCGCTGGGTACAGATCCTCTGAAAAAACTGGTCATGCCGCGGATTGTGGCCACGATCGTGATGCTCTTTTTCCTCACGATTATCTCCGATGTCGTGGGCATCTCGGGTGGGGGCGCGGTCGCCGTTCTGATGCTTGGACAGGACAGCTCACAATATTTCCATACTGCCTATCAGGCCCTGCATTACGCCGACCTCATTCAAGGACTGGTAAAACCGCTATTCTTCGGCTTTATCATTGCCACCATTGGTTGTTATTACGGAATGTCTACGCGCGGTGGAACCCAGGGGGTAGGTCGTTCAACCACGCAGGCTGTGGTGGCCGCTTCGGTGCTGATTATCGCCACAGACTTCATTATCAGCCGTTTCATGATCGGCATTTTTGGCAGGTAG
- a CDS encoding inositol monophosphatase family protein, with amino-acid sequence MTQLPQNVGLEFAAPAAVIACEAGALIRDFYHRGVAAEYKGDVDLVTEADRASEKLIVERLRQKFPGHGIYGEEGTRDNLDCEYRWYVDPLDGTTNFAHGFPVFCVSLGLEHRPAGLAPDADGILTAGIVYDPTRDELFVAEKGKGAYCNGKKIHVSGTNDLAECLVATGFPSRSRHQNPNVHFYHQMTLRSHGVRRAGSAALDLAYTACGRFDGYWEFNLNPWDTSAGALLVMEAGGSVTTFDGSPFRLNSKEVLATNGLILNEIVSLFQDMFAGRNLDPIPTPKEFAERRAERSR; translated from the coding sequence TTGACGCAACTGCCGCAAAATGTCGGTCTGGAATTTGCCGCGCCTGCCGCTGTCATAGCCTGCGAAGCCGGAGCGCTCATCCGCGACTTTTATCATCGCGGAGTCGCCGCCGAATACAAAGGGGATGTGGACCTTGTCACGGAAGCGGACCGCGCATCGGAAAAACTCATCGTCGAACGACTGCGGCAAAAGTTTCCCGGTCATGGTATTTACGGCGAAGAGGGTACCCGAGACAACCTTGACTGTGAATACCGCTGGTATGTCGATCCCCTTGACGGGACTACGAATTTTGCCCATGGATTCCCGGTCTTTTGCGTCTCTCTTGGCCTGGAGCACCGGCCTGCCGGCCTTGCTCCGGATGCAGACGGCATTCTGACAGCGGGAATTGTGTATGATCCGACCCGGGATGAGCTGTTCGTTGCGGAAAAAGGTAAGGGGGCGTATTGCAATGGAAAGAAGATCCATGTGTCTGGCACCAATGATCTGGCCGAGTGCCTGGTCGCTACAGGATTTCCCAGCCGCTCGCGCCACCAGAACCCGAATGTTCATTTTTACCACCAGATGACGCTGCGCTCGCACGGGGTGCGACGCGCGGGTTCCGCGGCGCTTGACCTGGCCTATACGGCCTGCGGCCGCTTTGATGGATACTGGGAATTCAACCTGAATCCGTGGGACACCTCCGCGGGTGCTCTGCTGGTGATGGAGGCCGGCGGCAGCGTCACAACCTTTGACGGCAGCCCATTCAGACTGAACAGCAAAGAAGTACTGGCTACCAACGGGCTTATCCTGAACGAAATTGTCTCGCTCTTTCAGGACATGTTCGCAGGCCGCAATCTTGACCCCATTCCCACTCCCAAGGAGTTCGCAGAGCGTCGCGCAGAACGCAGCCGATAG
- a CDS encoding ABC transporter ATP-binding protein, whose protein sequence is MSQAAVAPELKEHPQDEPTIVFEHVSIGFEGKPVLQDISFTVKRGETRILLGPAGVGKSVLLKLADGLLRPDEGRIYVFGQEISAMREKDLYSLRRRIGIVFQESALFDSLTVRDNVAYRLMEEHVPPEEIEQRVTEALRFVELEHTLDKFPAELSGGMRRRVAIARAIVTRPDLLLYDSPTGGLDPITSTTIIELVVKQRDVYRTSSLLVTHRLQDAFLLASHRFDREANRMEPLPEGHSDPQTSFLVLNEGRLVFDGSTHDLVHSDDPFLKQYLS, encoded by the coding sequence ATGAGTCAGGCCGCAGTCGCTCCGGAGCTGAAAGAGCATCCGCAAGACGAGCCAACGATTGTTTTTGAGCATGTCTCCATCGGTTTTGAAGGCAAGCCGGTGCTTCAGGACATTTCTTTTACGGTGAAGAGAGGCGAGACCCGTATTTTGCTGGGACCTGCCGGAGTTGGTAAAAGCGTCCTACTTAAGCTTGCGGATGGGCTGCTGCGGCCCGATGAGGGTCGCATTTATGTTTTTGGGCAAGAAATCAGCGCGATGCGGGAAAAGGACCTGTATTCTCTGCGTCGGCGCATCGGAATCGTTTTCCAAGAAAGCGCCCTGTTCGATTCGCTCACCGTCCGGGACAATGTGGCCTACAGGTTGATGGAAGAGCACGTTCCTCCGGAGGAAATTGAGCAGCGAGTGACCGAGGCGCTGCGCTTTGTGGAACTGGAGCACACGCTCGATAAATTTCCTGCTGAGCTTTCCGGAGGAATGCGGCGCCGGGTTGCGATTGCGCGGGCGATTGTGACACGGCCGGACCTGCTGCTCTACGATTCACCCACGGGTGGGCTAGATCCGATTACCTCAACCACGATCATAGAGCTGGTGGTCAAGCAACGCGATGTATACCGCACGAGTTCCTTGCTGGTCACGCATCGCCTGCAGGATGCTTTTTTGCTGGCCTCGCATCGTTTTGACCGGGAAGCCAACCGGATGGAGCCGTTGCCCGAAGGGCACTCGGACCCGCAGACCAGTTTTCTGGTGCTCAACGAAGGACGGCTCGTGTTTGATGGATCTACACACGATCTGGTGCATTCCGACGATCCATTTTTGAAGCAGTATCTCTCTTGA
- a CDS encoding GAF domain-containing sensor histidine kinase, translated as MERSLQTRISVLLLGLFTAAAIILAVFNFLQENNYTLPTDGVFWTEGHGGLEAQRVLKNSAGQKAGIKAGDVLVAANDKPLPRYAALAREMFLTGPYGTIHYTIERGGVKLTNVQVILDVKDRSINQGFRLIALVYLGIGFYVLFRRWTAPHAMHFYIFCLASFVLYAFKYTGKLNTLDEVIYWGNIAANALQPALFLHFAQAFSEGRRKRRWLTGLIYLPACCLIGLYVYAVQRWSATAVLEHRLDQLAIGYLAFYYVLAAIIFFVSYHAEDQPLRRQQLKWLTRGTFVAIVPFTLLYAIPYMADWATSDLLTKLAGISLLFLPLTFSWAIIRYRLMDTDLIFKRGVTYTLATAALVGLYFGLVAVAAEIVHTRLPSAGVWGLIAAIIITAQLFDPLKRAIQDRVDRVFDRKRYDYRETLIEFGRGLSSQTDLKALLRSIVERLPHTLLVARVAVFLAEKPGSYRLAEGHGIPAAALNGSEPLDLGFLDFDQPDAGSHIFLENPQQALHLSERERRTAELLDLNYYLPCRLQERTIAVIGLGRTTDGDFLSSEDMELLESLAGYIGIAIQNARLYQSLEQKITEYERLKEFNENIVESINVGILAVDLEERIESWNAQMEVLCALPRREALGKRLAEVFPAAFMEEFVRVKDEPGVHNLYKFRLEMREGEARTANIAIAPLVARNFETVGRIILVDDITERTELEAQLSQAEKLSSIGLLAAGVAHEVNTPLAVISSYTQMLAKQLRGDERLSPLLEKITSQTFRASEIVNNLLNFSRTSSTEFRETDVNAIIRETLTLLEHQFKTAKVETVLNLDPDLPPILGNAGKLQQVFLNLFLNAKDAMTGGGTLRISTEANGHVAVSIADSGSGIAPEHLQRIYDPFFTTKTAPKQGQRRGTGLGLSVTYGIIQEHAGKIHVESQLGTGTTFFLEFPMLRKPVHV; from the coding sequence ATGGAAAGGTCGCTGCAAACCCGGATCAGTGTTCTGTTGCTGGGTCTTTTTACTGCTGCTGCGATCATCCTGGCAGTTTTCAACTTTCTTCAGGAAAACAATTACACGCTGCCCACGGATGGAGTTTTCTGGACGGAGGGTCATGGCGGCCTGGAGGCCCAGCGTGTACTCAAAAACAGCGCGGGGCAGAAGGCTGGAATTAAGGCCGGCGATGTGCTGGTGGCGGCAAATGACAAGCCGCTGCCGCGGTATGCGGCGCTGGCCCGGGAGATGTTCCTGACCGGGCCTTATGGAACCATCCATTACACCATCGAACGCGGTGGCGTGAAACTGACAAATGTCCAGGTCATCCTGGATGTGAAGGACCGCAGTATCAATCAGGGATTCCGGCTGATTGCGCTGGTCTATCTGGGTATTGGATTTTATGTCCTATTTCGGCGCTGGACGGCGCCGCACGCCATGCACTTTTATATTTTCTGCCTGGCGTCGTTTGTTCTTTACGCCTTCAAATATACGGGCAAGCTGAATACGCTGGATGAGGTCATTTACTGGGGAAATATCGCAGCCAATGCTTTGCAGCCGGCACTGTTCCTGCATTTTGCACAGGCTTTTTCTGAAGGACGCCGGAAACGCCGCTGGCTGACGGGCTTAATCTATCTGCCTGCCTGTTGCCTCATTGGATTGTACGTATATGCCGTGCAACGGTGGTCGGCGACTGCGGTGCTGGAGCATCGGTTAGACCAACTGGCCATCGGATACCTGGCCTTCTACTATGTTCTGGCCGCAATCATTTTCTTTGTCAGCTACCACGCTGAGGACCAGCCATTGCGCCGCCAGCAGCTGAAGTGGCTTACGCGGGGCACCTTTGTAGCGATCGTTCCTTTTACGCTGCTCTATGCAATCCCGTACATGGCCGACTGGGCAACGTCAGACCTGCTGACAAAGTTGGCCGGAATCTCACTGCTGTTTCTGCCATTGACCTTCAGTTGGGCGATCATTCGCTATCGGTTGATGGATACGGACCTGATCTTCAAGCGGGGCGTCACCTATACACTGGCCACCGCGGCATTGGTAGGACTTTACTTCGGGCTGGTAGCGGTGGCGGCGGAGATTGTTCATACGCGGCTGCCCAGCGCCGGTGTCTGGGGGCTGATTGCAGCAATCATCATTACTGCGCAGTTGTTTGATCCGCTGAAGCGGGCCATCCAGGACCGCGTGGACCGCGTCTTTGATCGTAAACGCTATGATTATCGTGAGACGCTGATCGAATTTGGCCGCGGCCTCAGTTCCCAAACTGACCTGAAAGCACTGCTGCGCTCCATTGTAGAGCGGTTGCCGCATACATTGCTGGTGGCCAGGGTGGCCGTATTTCTGGCAGAGAAGCCGGGAAGCTACCGTCTGGCGGAGGGGCATGGCATTCCGGCCGCTGCCCTGAATGGCAGTGAACCGCTGGACTTAGGGTTTTTGGACTTCGATCAACCCGACGCGGGATCGCATATCTTTCTTGAGAACCCGCAGCAGGCCTTGCATCTGAGTGAAAGAGAGCGGCGTACCGCAGAGCTGCTGGACCTGAACTACTATCTGCCGTGCCGGCTGCAGGAACGCACAATCGCTGTTATTGGTCTGGGACGCACAACCGATGGCGATTTTCTTTCCAGCGAAGACATGGAGCTGTTGGAATCTCTGGCCGGATACATTGGCATCGCCATCCAGAATGCGAGACTGTACCAGAGCCTGGAGCAGAAGATCACCGAATACGAGCGGCTCAAAGAGTTCAACGAGAACATCGTCGAGTCCATCAACGTTGGAATCCTGGCTGTGGATCTTGAAGAACGCATTGAAAGCTGGAATGCCCAGATGGAAGTGCTGTGTGCTTTGCCGCGACGAGAAGCTCTGGGCAAACGGCTGGCAGAGGTCTTTCCCGCAGCTTTTATGGAGGAGTTTGTCCGCGTCAAAGACGAGCCGGGCGTGCACAACCTTTATAAATTTCGTTTGGAGATGCGCGAAGGCGAAGCGCGCACCGCAAATATCGCGATTGCTCCGCTGGTGGCACGCAATTTTGAGACGGTGGGCCGCATCATCCTTGTGGACGATATTACGGAGCGAACAGAGCTGGAGGCGCAGCTGAGCCAGGCAGAGAAGCTTTCTTCAATCGGTCTGCTTGCGGCAGGCGTGGCGCACGAAGTGAATACACCGCTGGCGGTCATTTCCTCCTATACGCAGATGCTGGCAAAACAATTACGCGGCGATGAGCGATTGTCGCCTCTGCTGGAAAAGATCACTTCGCAGACTTTCCGGGCTTCAGAGATTGTCAACAACCTGTTGAATTTCTCACGGACCAGCAGCACGGAGTTTCGTGAGACGGATGTGAATGCAATCATCCGGGAGACGCTGACACTGCTGGAGCACCAGTTTAAGACAGCCAAGGTGGAGACCGTGCTGAATCTGGACCCGGACCTGCCGCCGATTTTGGGCAACGCAGGCAAATTGCAGCAGGTTTTCCTGAACCTGTTTTTGAATGCGAAGGACGCCATGACTGGCGGAGGAACCCTGCGCATCTCTACTGAAGCAAACGGCCATGTCGCGGTTTCGATCGCCGATAGTGGATCGGGAATCGCTCCAGAGCATTTACAAAGAATTTACGATCCCTTCTTTACCACCAAGACCGCGCCGAAGCAGGGGCAGCGGCGCGGCACCGGGCTGGGACTTTCCGTGACTTATGGAATCATTCAGGAGCACGCCGGCAAGATCCATGTTGAAAGCCAGCTCGGGACCGGTACCACCTTCTTTTTAGAATTTCCGATGTTGAGGAAACCTGTGCATGTCTGA
- a CDS encoding RNA chaperone Hfq yields the protein MPASYSPRRKQKTPPPGDTGQEALYLRSLSEKQTPVAIKLRDGETVSGWIEYFDDRMVRLTREGKPNLFIYKQQIRTITEQTGRQAGRSRSARRTSEETQNSALGEQH from the coding sequence ATGCCTGCTTCGTATTCCCCACGCAGAAAACAAAAGACCCCACCCCCGGGAGATACCGGACAGGAAGCGCTGTATCTGCGCTCCCTGAGTGAGAAACAGACTCCCGTTGCCATCAAGTTGCGCGATGGTGAGACAGTCTCCGGTTGGATTGAATATTTTGATGACCGCATGGTACGCCTCACGCGGGAGGGCAAGCCAAACCTGTTTATCTACAAGCAACAGATCCGCACCATCACCGAACAGACCGGCCGCCAGGCCGGACGCAGCCGCAGTGCCCGCCGCACGTCGGAAGAAACTCAGAACTCTGCCCTGGGAGAACAGCATTGA
- a CDS encoding alpha/beta fold hydrolase: MALATWMLAEGPPVEREVRIHGHLMHCLVAGSGPSLLLIHGLLGSAEAWVPCLPRLAEDSTVYAVDTLNIGRSDRVSGLDASLSAQADRMARFMGQAGIHRADVLGTSHGGAIALMLAARHPELVRSLLLHAPANPFSNIADPLLHFYRTPLGRWFAHQLPYLPTGLQELALGRMYGNRKHPVRDEVLELYMRSLKVLGTIDHVLNILECWFDDMHQLKAALKQIREIPVQLIWGTRDRAVSMASGKVLKKNLPQAEMAILPGVGHLPFEEAPGAFAEVVNTFLRKLDRSEARPGPQLVRS; encoded by the coding sequence ATGGCGCTTGCAACATGGATGCTGGCTGAAGGGCCACCGGTCGAGAGGGAAGTCCGTATCCATGGTCATCTCATGCATTGTCTCGTCGCCGGTTCTGGTCCTTCCCTCTTGCTCATCCATGGTCTTCTGGGATCGGCTGAAGCCTGGGTCCCCTGCCTGCCGCGGCTTGCAGAAGACTCTACGGTTTATGCCGTGGACACCTTAAACATCGGGCGATCTGACCGGGTCAGTGGACTGGACGCCAGCCTCTCGGCGCAGGCCGACCGGATGGCGCGCTTTATGGGGCAGGCAGGCATACATCGGGCCGATGTTCTTGGCACCTCCCATGGAGGTGCCATTGCTCTGATGCTGGCTGCTCGGCATCCGGAGTTGGTGCGGAGCCTTTTGCTTCATGCCCCAGCCAACCCTTTTTCTAATATTGCAGACCCCCTGCTGCACTTTTACCGGACGCCTCTTGGGCGCTGGTTTGCCCATCAGCTCCCGTATCTTCCGACAGGACTTCAGGAACTGGCATTGGGACGCATGTACGGCAACAGGAAGCATCCTGTTCGCGACGAAGTCCTGGAGCTATACATGCGATCGCTGAAGGTGCTCGGCACGATCGATCATGTACTGAACATTCTGGAATGCTGGTTTGATGATATGCACCAGTTAAAAGCAGCACTGAAACAAATCCGTGAGATTCCAGTCCAGCTCATCTGGGGAACGCGAGATCGTGCTGTCAGCATGGCATCAGGAAAGGTCCTCAAGAAGAACCTGCCACAAGCGGAAATGGCCATCCTACCCGGAGTGGGCCATCTGCCGTTTGAAGAGGCTCCGGGCGCATTCGCGGAGGTGGTCAACACTTTTCTGCGTAAGCTTGACCGCAGCGAGGCGCGCCCAGGACCCCAACTTGTGCGTAGCTAA